ATTTAAGAAACTACCTTATAGCCGGAGGTTTTTTGCATATCGACGATAATTACGGTTTAAATGAGTTTATTCGTCGAGAGATGAAAAAAGTTTTTCCTGAAACCGATTTTGTGGAATTGCCTTTTTCGCATCCTATTTATCATCAAAAATTTCAATTCCCCAAAGGATTACCCAAAATTCATGAGCACGATGGTAAAGCACCACAAGGATTTGGTATTTTATATCAAGGACGGTTGGTTTGCTTTTATTCGTACGAAACCGATTTGGGCGACGGTTGGGAAGATACCGATGTACACAACGACCCCGAAGAAAAACACATCGAAGCTTTAAAAATGGGCGCTAATATTATTCAATATGTGTTTGGTAAATAAAAATATATATGTGCAAATCTAAATATCTATATGCTTATGTATAAAAAAATGTTTTT
The genomic region above belongs to Bacteroidales bacterium and contains:
- a CDS encoding DUF4159 domain-containing protein; protein product: MDNGRMRIIVVVLLLTSHLLLAQTSVKIALLKYNGGGDWYANPTSLPNLIKFCNKELGTNIHPEPATVEVGSADLFNYPFVHMTGHGNVFFNSQEVQNLRNYLIAGGFLHIDDNYGLNEFIRREMKKVFPETDFVELPFSHPIYHQKFQFPKGLPKIHEHDGKAPQGFGILYQGRLVCFYSYETDLGDGWEDTDVHNDPEEKHIEALKMGANIIQYVFGK